The Acidobacteriota bacterium genome contains the following window.
GCCTTCTGCTCGGAGATGATCCGGGACGCCTCGGCAATGAAGTGTTCGGGGTTCTGGCGAAACTGAGCAAAGACGCTTGGCGCCATCCCGGTCAGGATTTCCGCAACGGTCTGGCGGGTGAGATGGGCGTTTTCGGAGACCTTGCCCAGCAGGTCGTACTTCACCTGCGAATAGACGGACCCGCCGATCTCAGTGGTCGTATTGGTCACCTTGAACCCGTCGCCAGCCTTGAGCTGATCGTCGGTGATCTCGTCGCTCTGAATGCCAGTTTGGACGGTGTACTGCAGTGGCGTGACCCGAAGCTGGCTATCGAGCGCACCGACGCATTTGCGAACGAGCTCGTCGGAATCAAACTCCACCCGATAAACGGCTTTGCGGTTGATCCGGCCCCAGAGCTCCTGGAATTCCTTCTTGTCGAAGTTGGCGTTCAGCGGATTGGTCTTCGGCTTCCGGCCGTCTTCAACCTTCGGCAATTGGGCGTCGCTGAACACGCTGTCGATCAGCTGGAAGACCTGATCGGCATAGGGCTTCAGATCGTCCGGAAGCGCCGCCAGCGTGCCTGCGGTCTTGGCCTCATGGTAGCCGGCCGCGATCTGGTCAGTGTCATCGGTGTAGTCGTTCTTCACCAGATACCGGTAGATCTGCTTAGCCAGGGCCGGGGTGATCTGGACGGGACCATTCTCAGTCGTGACCGTCTTGCCGCTGAAGTAGGCCTCCGTCGCCTTCCTCGGTCGGGAGGACAGGGTATCGGCAATCTCCTTCTGGAGCCCCCCGACGAAGTCCTTGTAGCTCTCGCTGGCCACCACAGTCAGGACGTTGATGTCGTGAACCACCGCAGGGTGGTCCATGCGATCGCCATCCTGGTTGACCGACAGTCGAAGCCCACGGCCGACTTCCTGCCGCCGCGAGATCATGTTGTCGCTGTGCTTCAGCATGCACATCACGAACACGTTTGGATTGTCCCACCCTTCGCGGAGCGCGGAGTGGGAAAAGATGAACCGGGTTGCCTCGGCGAAGGACAGCAGCCGTTCCTTGTCTTTCAGGATCAGGTCATAGGCATCCGTGTCGTCGGAATCGGAAGACTTCGCCCCGACATCAGGATTCTTCAGCCGCTTGGTCTTCTTGTCGATTGAGAAGTAGCCGTTGTGGGTCTTGGTGGCGTCGATGCCGGCCAGATGCTTGCGATAGGCCTCATTGTCGATCGCCAGCTCCGACAGGTATTCCGTCTTCAGGAGCTCATACTCCGCCATCGCCCCTCGCCACAAATCTCTCTGTGGGCCGGGCGGTGTCAGAAAATCCCGTTGTATTACAGGGTTTCCCCGAACTGGCTCCGCACTGGGTTTCCAGGAAACTGGCGGATTTTCTCTCCGAAAGCCCAGAGAGTCTCCAGACCTCCGCACCGTGGCGATTTGGTGCGGAGCCAAAAACCACAAGTCTTTTCAGTTAGATAAAAGGCTGCCGAGCTGGTGGGATTTTTTGGAGCACCTCGGCAACCGGGGCCAACCCATAGCGAACTGGCGACCGGCAACACCCAGTCAGCCTAACGGTCCTGACCGGTCAGGACATCAACCTGACGCAGCTTGGCGACGATCTCTTCAGGCTTGTGGCGCTTCCTTGCCATCGTTCCATCCATCCAAAATGGTCCTCGGACCAACATAAGAGATGGATCACTTCAAGGGGGTCAGGCCAATCGCGCCCGGCAGTCCTTGGGAGAACGGCTACTGCGAGAGCTTCAACAGCAAGCTGCGCGACGAACTGCTCGACGGCGAGATCTTCTACAGCCTGGCTGAGGCTCAGATCCTGATCGAGGCTTGGCGGCGTCACTACAACGGCGTGCGCCCACATAGCTCGCTCAACTACCGACCGCCGGCGCCTGAATCCTACGTCCCACGAAGCGGCGGCATCGTGCCATGGGCAAGCGCGCCAGCCGTTGAGGGCGCGCGCTCGCCCACCCCAAAACATGGCGTTAGAGACCGCCGTGCACTAACATTGAAACTGGATCACCCCGAAGGGGCAGGCCAAGCTGCCGAATATCCAAACGAGCGCTACAACCGATATCCATGGCCATGGTGTGGCCCATGGTGATCGCGACTTCACTGACTGCAGCTGGGCAATCGCCATCTGAACGCTAGCCTGCTGAAAGTGCAGATCCTTGATGGCGGTCTTCATAACATCAGCCCCGACGAGGGTCGTGGCGTCATCTGCAAGCAGTTCGACATCCTCGAGCAACCTGAGCACCTCGTGCAGTCTAGGCAGTGCGTTCCGATCAGGCGTGCCCAATAGCGCGATGGCCTCTTGATGCTTGCTCTTGGCCAGCGTCAGCATCTGGCTGACATGTTGCACAGCAGCTTCAGGTAACTCTTGATCGGCGGCGTCCATAAACTGGTATTACCCCATCTTCGCTGAAGGGATATCCCCCCAGCGTGTCGTGAAACTGGGCGACAGGTTCTACTCATAGCTGGTAGAAACCTCGGGCTCAGACCAAAAACATTGCCAATAGGATACCGTTCGAAACAAGCTGGTCGGGGTTGGTTCTCGCATCAGCCTTGCAGTTTCCGTTCGCAACCTGATTGTTTTCAGGGATGATTGGGCTACTTCTCAATAATTGGAGAGGCTGGGAGCAGAAGCTCCAGCCGCGCTTGAAAGTCTAACTTTGTGAGTGTCTTGTTCGTTAGGCATTCTAGCAGAAAGCCGCGCATCAGATTGACCAGACTGCGAGCGAGTTCATCAGGCTGCTCATACCCACCGTGGTGCAATGCGAGTGACAAATTTTGACATCCTATACGCATCCAATTGTCGAACAGCTCGGCTAAAGTCGGCTTTCTGGCACCGTAGAGGCTTAACTCAAGATCGATCTTGATTGAGCGGGCGTCTGCAAGTTCTTCTGCCACCAGCCGTGTCAGTAACTTCGAGAGATGCGCTCGGGTCAATCGCTGATCTGTCCGCAAACCTAGCGCTGACACGTAATTCTCGGCTGAACCAAGATGGAACTCAAAAGCCTTCTGGATGAGCACATCGCGAGTCGGGAAATGATAGCTGACGACGCCGTGAGATTGCTCCGCTTCACTGCCGACGCGGCGATGCGTGATAGCGTCAACACCTTCCTTTTCTATAACCGCCAAGGCTCCCCTCAAAATTTGTTGTCGGGTCTTTTCTCCAGCGCTGATTTGCATAGTTGAGGTTCCGATCTTCTAAACTGAATTCGAACACCATTCGCAAAACCTCTTGACATATGTCAAAGATTGTATAATTTGACATATGCCCAATCACATTCCGAATAAAGGTGTTAATGATGGCTGATAGGAATATTTCGCCGACGATCTTCGATTTAGGTTACAAAGCAGTAATTGTCTTCCTAATCACTGCCGTAATCTCACTCGCCCTTCCACTTGATGCTCCGGTTCCCACTCAGAGTGCGGCAGAATTATGGTTGAATACCGAAGTCGGGGGCTATCTTTTCGGCTGGCTCAATCAGGTCATCTTGATGTTTTCCTCTTCTCTGATCCTCTTGGCAGCCGGTCTTTCGATCTATTCATCGGCCCCTCTTCGCGCCGGAGCGGTTTGGGTGTTTACGCTGATGTCAACCCTTGCGTTCCTGATATCAAAATTCCTGTCTCTCTGGTCGGTTCCGCTAACCGCAAAAGCGATCGCGGCGGAAAACGCGGTGGCTGGTTCCGCTCAATCCATCCTTGTCACGCTGGGCCCGAACGAGGCATTTGGCCTTGTGCCATCAATTGATTACCTTGGCTTCTGGCTCTATGGACTCATTGGTTTGTTATTGTTCAGGCCGCTTTTTCGTCAGTCGCTCAGTGCCAAAATTGCCGCGATTGCGTTGCTGATGTATGGAATTCTGTTCCATCTCGTCTATGTTGCTGTCATGATCGACTTGTTGGGTCAGAGTGATGTAGGGGATGCCATCTCCGCGATCGGTTATTTGGTGCTGATTTCCGCAATCGCGCTTCTGTTCCGCTTTCGCGGCTGCCGCGTCGATACCATCCAGCCAACATCAGACTCGGTAGCGTCATGACGATCAAAAACTCGATCAGTCGGCGGGATTTTCTCGACGGCGTTGCCCTGACCGTCGTTTCAGCAGCGTTGCCGCCACTTGCCTTTGCACAAACCAACAATTCCCTATCCACAAACCAACAATCCCCCATCCGGAGTGACTACCCTCCAGAACTCACTGGAATGAGAGGAAATCATCCTGGCGCTTTCGATGATGCGCATGCACTCGCTAGGGATGGAGAATCGCCGACCGAATTTCATGAAACGGGCGAAGAGTATGATCTGGTCGTCGTTGGTGGGGGAATTAGCGGACTAGCGGCAGCCTTGTTCTTCCAGCAAGCCCGCGGAGTTGGCCAACGCATTCTCATTCTCGACAATCATGACGATTTTGGAGGACACGCAAAACGCAATGAGTTTCATACCGGCGGAAAAATGCTGCTTGGTGTCGGCGGCAGCATAAATCTGGAGAATCCAAGCAAGTATAGCGATGTCGCAAAAGACCTTTTGAGCGAACTTGGGGTAGATTTCAAGCAGCTCAAAAGAGCAAAAGACCCGGATTATTTCTTCGGCGGCGGCACGCGCGAAACCGGTATGTTCGTTAAATCGCAAACCGGCGAATCTGCGCTCATTGTTGGACGTTGGTTCGGTGCCTTTTACGGGGACGCTGATGCCAAACCGCTTGTCGATCAATTGCCGTATCCTCGCAGTGAGAAAGAGAAGCTTCTCAAATTTCTTGGGGGCAACTGGGATTATCTTACCGGGCGGTCAATGTTCGAGCGCAGTGAATATATGTCATCGACCTCTTACAGAGAGTTCCTGACCAGCAGAGTCGGTCTTGCGCCAGATACTGCTGCGCTTTTTGATCCTCCATTGCTGGCCAATTACAGCGTTGGTGGTGAGGGACTATCCGTAAATGAAGCGATTAACTCCGGCGCGCCCGGTTTAAGTGGTGTTGGTTGGCCCTGGGGCCTGGCGGAACGGCTGCTGGTAGATGGGGACAACTTGTTTGAAGCGCCTCTGTTTCCAGATGGAAATGCGTCTGTTGCTCGGCTGATGGTGCGGCGGCTGATCCCCGGCGTGGCCGAAGGCAATAGCATGGACGACATTGCCGCTGCTCGCTTCGATTATTCTAAGCTCGATACAGCCGCCTCTCCAGTTCGCATCCGTCTCAATAGCACTGCTGTTCGAGTCCGAGAGGAGGGTGAAACAGTCGCGGTCTCTTACATCCAGAACGGCAAACCCGCACGCGTTCGAGCGAAGCACTGTGTGTTGGCTTGTTTCAATATGATCATTCCACATTTATGTCCCGAAATGAAGGACGAGCAGAAGGATGGCCTGAGGTATGGATCGAAAGCTCCCTTTATCTGGACCAACGTCTTACTGCGCGACGGGGCTGCGATACGACGCGCCGCCGCCGAAACAATCCTTTGTCCGCAGGGCTACTATAGCATCGTTACCAAGGCTCCGCCCGTGACACTGCCGGATTTTTCTCCGCCTAGCGAACAGACTGATCCGATAGTCGTGTTCATGGTGCGCGCACCTGTCAGGCATAAAATCCCGGATATGACCATTCGTGACCATTACAGGGCCGGTCGCTATCAACTTCTGGAGACACCTTTTTCAGAAATCGAGACTGCAACCAAAGCTCAACTCATGGACTTGTATGGGAGATACGGGTTCGAAGCTGAGCGAGATATTGAAGCAATAACGGTGAACCGATGGTCGCATGGTTATGCTTATACCTACAGAGAGCTTGACGATCCAGATTTTGAGAAGGGCGCTTTTCCGCATGAAATCGGACGCCGGAAATTCGGACGAATCTCAATTGCAAACTCGGACTCTGAAGCGCGAGCCTATCTGGATGCCGCAATCGATGCGGCCTGGCGGGCCGTGACAGAGCAACTCGCCTAAACTGCATGAATACCCTTATGTCCACAAGCCTGACCCTGCTCGATTGGAGGCCAACACGCCGACAGAAGCGTCTCCGTTCAAGGGTCGCGTCTTGCTGCTGACAGACCATAACTGCGCGAGCGCTTGTCTGGACTTCACCGACATTGATCTGCCCCCTTCTGGGTGGTCCAAAATATATGTTGTTTTGGACACGGAAGGAAAAGACAAATGCCATTTAAGAAACACACGCCGGAGGAGATTATCGGCAAGCTGCGTGAGGCGGAGATTGTGCTGGCGCAGGGAGGGACGACAACGGACGCTTGCCGCCGGCTATCGATCAGCGAGCAGACCTATTACCGCTGGCGCAAGGAATATGGCGGTCTGAAGACCGATCAGGCTCGCCGGATGAAAGACCTTGAGAAAGAGAATGCGCGGCTGCGCCGTGAGATCTCAGATCTCACTCTCGACAAGCTGATCCTGCAAGAGGCTGCTCGGGGAAACTACTGAGCCCCGCGCGACGGCGGCGCTGTATTGATCATATCCGCAAGGAACTGCCTGTCTCTGAACGCCGCATCTGCCGCGTTCTGGGCCAGCACCGATCGACGCAGCGTAAAGTTCCGCGCGGGGCCGATGATGAGGAAGCCCTGACTGCAGACATTATCGAGCTGGCGCGCCAATATGGTCGTTATGGCTATAGGCGTGTGACAGCGCTCCTGCGCAACGCAGGCTGGCATGTGAACCGCAAGCGGGTGGAGCGCATCTGGCGGCGTGAAGGGCTGAAGGTACCGCAGAGGCAACCTAAGCGCGGACGGCTGTGGCTGAACGACGGTTCGTGTATCCGGCTGCGCCCTGAATATCCGGGGCATGTCTGGGCTTATGACTTTGTCGAGGGCCGAACCCATGACGGTCGCAAGTTCCGGATCCTTGCAATCATTGATGAAGCGAGCCGGGAGTGTATGGCCTTGTTGGTTGCACGCCGGATCAGAAGCGCTAACGTTCTGGCTATCTTAGCTGATCTGTTCGTCATCCACGGCCCGCCAGCGCACATACGGTCTGACAATGGCCCCGAGTTCGTTGCCACCGCCGTGAAAGGCTGGTTGGCACAGATCGGAGTGCAGGCGCTTTACATAACACCAGGCAGCCCGTGGGAGAACGGCTATTGTGAATCGTTCAACGGCAGCTTGCGTGACGAGTTGCTTAATGGCGAAATCTTCTACGGCCTTGCCGAAGCCCAAATCCTGATCGAAGCATGGCGGCGGCATTACAATACTGTCAGACCACATAGCTCGCTTGGTTATCGCCCACCCGCACCACAGACCGTCCCTTGGCCAGTGCCGTCCTCCGGTTCCGCTTCGCTCCACCTGCGACCAGCACTGGCCAAGGAGGCAATCATGCACTAACAATCAAACCGGACCACTCAATGGGGGCCGGTCAAAATGGGCGTCGACCGGGGTTGGGGTCTTCCAAAAAACGGGGAGCACACAGCAGGTTGATCCTGACGAGTTACGAAAGAGGGTCGACTTTCATTGGTCGAATTTTTTCGCCCCATACGCAAACGACCCAGCGACCGCTTGGTCTCAAAAAACCCTGGCCTACGAGGGATCGCGTCGATCGTCCTAGGTGGATAGAGAGAGTTTGTTCGCAGACTCCCTCCCACCGCCAGATACTTCGTTTACAGGCTAGTCGGGATCGGGCAGGCGCCCTTGTGGCGCTGGCCGGGGCCAGCACGTTGCGGAGTGACGACGACACATGAAAACGACAGCTTCAAAGGCGCATGACGCGTTTCGGGAGGGCATCCGTAGCCTTTGCGCGCAGTTTCCGGCGGCCTACCACAGGGGGCACGGCGCGGCGGAGACCTACCCGGAAGAGTTCATCGAGGCGCTGACAAAAGGCGGGTGGCTGGCGGCGATGATCCCTGAGGCCTTCGGCGGCGCAGGGCTCGGGCTGACCGAAGCATCGATTGTGATGGAAGAGATCAACCGAGCGGGCGGCAATGCAGGCCATTGCCACGGCCAGATGTACAACATGAGCACGCTGCTGCGGCACGGCTCGGACGAGCAGAAGCGGATCTACCTGCCGAAGATCGCCTCCGGCGAGCTGCGCTTGCAATCGATGGCGGTCACCGAGCCGACCACGGGTACCGATACGACCAAGCTGAAGACGCGCGCCGTGCGCAAAGGCGACCGGTATGTTGTCAACGGCCAGAAGGTGTGGATCAGCCGCATCCAGCATTCGGACCTGATGATCCTCCTTGCACGGACGACGCCGCTGGCGGACGTGAGCCGCAAGACAGAGGGCCTTTCGGTGTTCCTCGTCGACCTGAAGATGGCGCTTCAATCGGGCATGAGCATCCGGCCGATTGCCAACATGGTGGGGCATGAAACCAATGAAGTGTTCTTCGATAATCTGGAGATACCGGCCGACTGCCTGATCGGGGAAGAGGGCAAGGGGTTCCGGTATATCCTCGACGGTTTGAACGCCGAACGCACGCTGATTGCCGCCGAATGTATCGGCGACGGCTACTGGTTCGTTGAAAAGGCTGCCGCATATGCCCGTGAACGGCAGGTTTTTGACCGGCCGATCGGCCAGAACCAGGGCGTGCAGTTCCCGCTGGCGCGGGCATTCGTGGATATCGAAGCGGCTGACCTGATGCGCTTCGAATCGTGCCGGCGCTTCGATGCCCATGAAGAGTGCGGCGCCCAAGCCAACATGGCAAAGCTGCTGGCCGCAGACGCGAGCTGGAAAGCGGCGAACGAGTGCCTGCAGATACACGGCGGTTTCGGGTTTGCGCGCGAATATGATGTTGAGCGCAAGTTCCGCGAGACGAGGCTGTACCAGGTCGCGCCGATCTCGACCAACCTGATCCTTTCCTACGTTGCCGAGCACGTGCTGGGCTTGCCGCGGTCTTTCTGAGTGAAAGACATGGGCCCGCGCCGCCACCCGTGCGACTTCGGCTTCAATGAGAGGGCTGGATCTGTTCGGAAATCTGCGAGATCAGCTCACCGGCAACCAGCGGCTTGAGAAGCACGCCCGCATAGCCAGCGGCCAATGCCCGGGCCTTGAGGGTGGTTGAGGCGAAGCCGGTGATCATCAGCGCCGGGCAGTTGAGACCTTTGGCGCGGATTCGGGCGAGCAACTCGAATCCGTCGACGGACGGAAGCTTGTAGTCGATCACGAGGCAGTCGGCAGACGGGAGGGCGCGGCTGCTCAGAAGTTCGATACCGCTGGCATAGGCATCAACAGCAAAGCCGCTTGATCGAAGCACAAGCACCAGGGACCGGCGCACTTCCTCGTGGTCTTCGATCACGAGGATTCGGGCGGCACTTGCTATAGGCGGTTCGGCCTGCATGCCGGCTCCATCTCGTTCTGTTCGTTCAGGTACCCGGCTGAGTCAGCGGTGCCCGAACGAAGGAGCTTGCATGGACTGCCGCCGTATGTCGCTACGGATTCCTACCTAGTCCGCAGTGGAGCCGAGCTTGGCATTGAATGCGATACGCAGCGCCGCTGACAGGCTGTCGGCCTCCAGTTTCTCCATGACGTGTCCCCGGTGGATTTCGACAGTCCGCGAGGAGATCGACAGATCTTCGGCAATCGCCTTGTTCGTCATTCCTTCGACCAGCCGCTCCAGAACTTCGCGTTCGCGTTTGGTCAGAGAGGCGATCTTGGCGCGGGCGTTGACTTCGTTGGTGCGTGAGGCGTCACGGTCTTCCTGATTGTGGAAGGTGGCATTGATGGCGGCGAGCAGGGACTGCTTCTCATAGGGTTTCTCGATGAAATCCTTCGCGCCGGCCTTCATGGCTTCGACGGCAACCGAAACATCGCCGTGTCCGGTGAGGACGATCACCGGCATTGAGATCCCGTGCTGGTCCAGCGCGCGAAGTACCGCAATTCCATCCATGCCCGGCATGCGCACATCCAGCAGCACGCAGCCCTGGCTGGTGCGGTCAACCGTCTGCAGGAAATGCAGACCATCCTTGTAGGTGCGGACGTTGAAACCGGCATGGCGCAGCATGAAACTGGCCGAGTGGCGAATGGCCTCGTCGTCGTCGACGAGATGGATGTCTCGATGGTCAGTCATCGTTGGTGTCAGCGTCCGGATCTTCAATCTTGAGCGTGAAACTGAATAGTGCGCCGCCCGACTTTACAGATTCTGCCCAGATTTTTCCACCATGGGCATCGATGATCGTCTGACAAATTGAAAGGCCGAGCCCCATGCCCTTTGGCTTCGAACTGAAGAAGGGGTCGAACAGCGACCTTCCTGACTGATCGGGCAGTCCGGGGCCATTGTCTCGCACCTGCACGAGCAGCATGGAGTCATCACGCTTCGTAGCGCTGACCCAAATCATCGCCGAAGGCACATCGGCGGTCGCTTCGATCGCATTCTTGATCAGGTTGACGACGACTTGCCGGATCTGCAGCCGGTCGGCGTGAGCGGGGGGCAGGTCGTCGTCAATCTTCAGTACGATCCGGGCGAGCGGGCCTTCTATGCCGATTTTCGACAGCGACGCCGCGTCGCGGATCAGCGAGCCCAGGTCGACGGCGCGTGCGTCTATTTCGCCGCGTGAAACATAGTCGCGCAGACGCCTCACAATCTGACCGGCACGGACGGACTGAATGGAAGCCGCGTCGAGCGCCTCCTTAACCAGAAGGATGGTCTCCTCGGTCGGCGTATCCAGGAGGTCACGGGCGGCTTCGAGGTAGTTGGAAACGGCGGTCAGCGGCTGGTTGAGCTCGTGCGCCATGGCCGACGACATAGTACCCACAGCGCTCAGGCGCGCGAAGGCGACCAGTTCAGCCTGCATGCTGCTGATTCGGTGAGCTGTGGCCTGTCGCTCGGTTACGTCCCGGATGTAGCCGGTGAAAAGGCGGTGCTCTCCGAGCCGTGCTTCGCCGATCTTGAGATCGACGGGGATGCGCGTGCCATTCGCGAGCCGGGCTTCCACAATGCGCCCGATGCCGATGATCTGCTTCTCGCCGGTTGAAAGGTAGTTGTGAATGTAGCGGTCATGATGAGGGCGGTCGTTTTCGCTCATCAGCACGCTCACGTTCTTTCCCGTGATGTCATGCGCTGTGTAGCCGAACAGTTTCTCGGCTGCCGCACTGAATGCGACGATCGTTCCGTGTTCATCGATGACAATCATGGCGTCAGGGACCGAAGCCAGCACGGTCTGCAGCAGAGACCTGACCGTCTCGTCGTCCTGGGATTCGAATGGCGACGTCATCAGACCAGTGTTGGGCCTTTCCCTGCGCCCGGGTCAGCCCGGTTTCCGGCAAACCTTTGATTCGCGATCGATAGCACTATCATCGCGGCGCCTGCCAGCGCGACATAGCAGCCCCAGCAATGGCCGATCGCGGGATGCGCGTTCGACAGCGGGATCATGTAAGTTGAGCCGAGGCAGCCCGGCACCTGCAACATCTCTGGCGAGTTCAGGTGCACGAACGTCTTTGCGAGGCCGATGGCGAGCACACCCAGGCCGGTGATCATCAAGTAAAGGTTCCGCATGATCGATCTCCTTCGAATGGCGGACTAGGTGCCTTCGGAACAAGTCGTCGCACATACGTAGGGTCCCCTATACTGGCCCCGATCGCTCAACGGTAATCCACCCGGAAACCGGAGACGAGAGCGAATCCCATGACCCCGACACTCGCACACATGCGCCGTGACAATAGCACCCTGTTCGCCGTGGGCGGACTGTTGGGAATCTTCATCCTGCTCGGCCTGATCATTGCGGGCCACGCAGCAGACCGGGCGATGGCAATTCAGGCCTGGACCTTCGTCGCGCTGACAGGGGCCTTCTTCGTCGGCCTTGGCATGTGGGCCGGCAACCTGCTCGATCGCAACCCCTTCGACGAACGCGAGTACGAGGATACGATCGTCAAATGGGGCGTCTTCGCCTCAACGTTCTGGGGCGTTGCCGGCATGCTCGTCGGCGTCATCATCGCGCTGCAGCTGACATTCCCGAATTACTTCTACTTCCCTGAGTTGGGTTGGACGAACTTCGGCCGCCTGCGCCCGCTTCACACATCCGCGGTGATCTTTGCTTTCGGCGGCAACGTGCTGATCGCCACGAGTTTCTACGTCGTGCAGCGCACCTGCCGGACCCGACTTGCCGGCGGCATGTGGCCCTGGTTCGTCTTCTGGGGCTACCAGATCTTCATCGTGCTGGCCGCAACCGGATATCTGGCGGGCGTCACGCAGTCCAAGGAATACGCAGAGCCGGAATGGTACACCGACTGGTGGCTCACGCTGATCTGGGTGACCTACCTGCTGGTCTTCCTCGGCACGATCTGGAAGCGCAAGGAACCGCATATCTACGTCGCGAACTGGTTCTATCTCTCGTTCATCGTGACCATCGCGATGTTGCACATCGTCAATAACCTGTCCGTCCCGGTGAGCTTCACGGGTTCGAAATCGGTGCAGCTTTTCTCCGGCGTGCAGGATGCCATGACGCAGTGGTGGTATGGCCACAACGCGGTCGGCTTCTTCCTGACCACGGGCTTCCTCGCCATCATGTATTATTTCGTTCCGAAGCGGGTCAACCGCCCGGTTTATTCCTACCGGCTCTCGATCGTGCACTTCTGGTCGCTGATCTTCATCTACATCTGGGCCGGTCCACACCACCTCCACTACACCGCGCTGCCGCAGTGGGCCCAGACGCTGGGCATGACGTTCTCGATCATGTTGTGGATGCCGAGCTGGGGCGGGATGATCA
Protein-coding sequences here:
- a CDS encoding TetR family transcriptional regulator — encoded protein: MQISAGEKTRQQILRGALAVIEKEGVDAITHRRVGSEAEQSHGVVSYHFPTRDVLIQKAFEFHLGSAENYVSALGLRTDQRLTRAHLSKLLTRLVAEELADARSIKIDLELSLYGARKPTLAELFDNWMRIGCQNLSLALHHGGYEQPDELARSLVNLMRGFLLECLTNKTLTKLDFQARLELLLPASPIIEK
- a CDS encoding NAD(P)/FAD-dependent oxidoreductase, which codes for MKNSISRRDFLDGVALTVVSAALPPLAFAQTNNSLSTNQQSPIRSDYPPELTGMRGNHPGAFDDAHALARDGESPTEFHETGEEYDLVVVGGGISGLAAALFFQQARGVGQRILILDNHDDFGGHAKRNEFHTGGKMLLGVGGSINLENPSKYSDVAKDLLSELGVDFKQLKRAKDPDYFFGGGTRETGMFVKSQTGESALIVGRWFGAFYGDADAKPLVDQLPYPRSEKEKLLKFLGGNWDYLTGRSMFERSEYMSSTSYREFLTSRVGLAPDTAALFDPPLLANYSVGGEGLSVNEAINSGAPGLSGVGWPWGLAERLLVDGDNLFEAPLFPDGNASVARLMVRRLIPGVAEGNSMDDIAAARFDYSKLDTAASPVRIRLNSTAVRVREEGETVAVSYIQNGKPARVRAKHCVLACFNMIIPHLCPEMKDEQKDGLRYGSKAPFIWTNVLLRDGAAIRRAAAETILCPQGYYSIVTKAPPVTLPDFSPPSEQTDPIVVFMVRAPVRHKIPDMTIRDHYRAGRYQLLETPFSEIETATKAQLMDLYGRYGFEAERDIEAITVNRWSHGYAYTYRELDDPDFEKGAFPHEIGRRKFGRISIANSDSEARAYLDAAIDAAWRAVTEQLA
- a CDS encoding IS3 family transposase (programmed frameshift) → MPFKKHTPEEIIGKLREAEIVLAQGGTTTDACRRLSISEQTYYRWRKEYGGLKTDQARRMKDLEKENARLRREISDLTLDKLILQEAAPGKLLSPARRRRCIDHIRKELPVSERRICRVLGQHRSTQRKVPRGADDEEALTADIIELARQYGRYGYRRVTALLRNAGWHVNRKRVERIWRREGLKVPQRQPKRGRLWLNDGSCIRLRPEYPGHVWAYDFVEGRTHDGRKFRILAIIDEASRECMALLVARRIRSANVLAILADLFVIHGPPAHIRSDNGPEFVATAVKGWLAQIGVQALYITPGSPWENGYCESFNGSLRDELLNGEIFYGLAEAQILIEAWRRHYNTVRPHSSLGYRPPAPQTVPWPVPSSGSASLHLRPALAKEAIMH
- a CDS encoding acyl-CoA/acyl-ACP dehydrogenase, with translation MKTTASKAHDAFREGIRSLCAQFPAAYHRGHGAAETYPEEFIEALTKGGWLAAMIPEAFGGAGLGLTEASIVMEEINRAGGNAGHCHGQMYNMSTLLRHGSDEQKRIYLPKIASGELRLQSMAVTEPTTGTDTTKLKTRAVRKGDRYVVNGQKVWISRIQHSDLMILLARTTPLADVSRKTEGLSVFLVDLKMALQSGMSIRPIANMVGHETNEVFFDNLEIPADCLIGEEGKGFRYILDGLNAERTLIAAECIGDGYWFVEKAAAYARERQVFDRPIGQNQGVQFPLARAFVDIEAADLMRFESCRRFDAHEECGAQANMAKLLAADASWKAANECLQIHGGFGFAREYDVERKFRETRLYQVAPISTNLILSYVAEHVLGLPRSF
- a CDS encoding response regulator → MQAEPPIASAARILVIEDHEEVRRSLVLVLRSSGFAVDAYASGIELLSSRALPSADCLVIDYKLPSVDGFELLARIRAKGLNCPALMITGFASTTLKARALAAGYAGVLLKPLVAGELISQISEQIQPSH
- a CDS encoding response regulator transcription factor, with translation MTDHRDIHLVDDDEAIRHSASFMLRHAGFNVRTYKDGLHFLQTVDRTSQGCVLLDVRMPGMDGIAVLRALDQHGISMPVIVLTGHGDVSVAVEAMKAGAKDFIEKPYEKQSLLAAINATFHNQEDRDASRTNEVNARAKIASLTKREREVLERLVEGMTNKAIAEDLSISSRTVEIHRGHVMEKLEADSLSAALRIAFNAKLGSTAD
- a CDS encoding PAS domain S-box protein, producing MTSPFESQDDETVRSLLQTVLASVPDAMIVIDEHGTIVAFSAAAEKLFGYTAHDITGKNVSVLMSENDRPHHDRYIHNYLSTGEKQIIGIGRIVEARLANGTRIPVDLKIGEARLGEHRLFTGYIRDVTERQATAHRISSMQAELVAFARLSAVGTMSSAMAHELNQPLTAVSNYLEAARDLLDTPTEETILLVKEALDAASIQSVRAGQIVRRLRDYVSRGEIDARAVDLGSLIRDAASLSKIGIEGPLARIVLKIDDDLPPAHADRLQIRQVVVNLIKNAIEATADVPSAMIWVSATKRDDSMLLVQVRDNGPGLPDQSGRSLFDPFFSSKPKGMGLGLSICQTIIDAHGGKIWAESVKSGGALFSFTLKIEDPDADTNDD
- the ccoN gene encoding cytochrome-c oxidase, cbb3-type subunit I, with amino-acid sequence MTPTLAHMRRDNSTLFAVGGLLGIFILLGLIIAGHAADRAMAIQAWTFVALTGAFFVGLGMWAGNLLDRNPFDEREYEDTIVKWGVFASTFWGVAGMLVGVIIALQLTFPNYFYFPELGWTNFGRLRPLHTSAVIFAFGGNVLIATSFYVVQRTCRTRLAGGMWPWFVFWGYQIFIVLAATGYLAGVTQSKEYAEPEWYTDWWLTLIWVTYLLVFLGTIWKRKEPHIYVANWFYLSFIVTIAMLHIVNNLSVPVSFTGSKSVQLFSGVQDAMTQWWYGHNAVGFFLTTGFLAIMYYFVPKRVNRPVYSYRLSIVHFWSLIFIYIWAGPHHLHYTALPQWAQTLGMTFSIMLWMPSWGGMINGVMTLSGAWDKLRTDPVVRMMVVSLAFYGMSTFEGPLMSVRAVNALSHYTEWGIGHVHSGALGWVGYISFGALYCLVPWLWKRKALFSKSLVEWHFWISTIGILFYMISMWFAGITEGLMWRAYNEFGFLEYSFVETVEAKHISYMIRALGGLLYLTGTLIMAYNLTRTALGHGEAVDAVDLTPEERAIRPLLQPAE